A window of Colletes latitarsis isolate SP2378_abdomen chromosome 11, iyColLati1, whole genome shotgun sequence genomic DNA:
aaacttgaaacaaaattttgttATGATTACTATCAGTACGTGCTTGAAGTAATAATTTGTAACACTACCTGTTTAGttcaaaataacacaggattatATGAAACATTATGTTTACGTGGGTcagattattttattttgtttccaaGTAAATATTCTTCTTTCGTTTGTTAGAAGATTCGTATCGTCGCGTCGAGATGTAAACTCATTGCACGGTTAAAAAGTTTTGGGTACGTATGATTCATTCTGTATAATTTATTGTCATAATCCGGAAACTTACTGCCGCTTCGAGTGAGGTTGTATTTCAGAAATACTGATTACCCGGGCAATTTTGCTTATATTCTGTAATCCCAGGACGGTGTGTGCTTGTTAAATATATCGTCAGCTTCGACGAGAAACAGTGTGCAGGTGTGGCAGAAAATTATCCGTGAATGGTAGATAGAAGGAACGGTCTACAGGCGTGGCTTTAGAGCTCAAGCTTTGATACTCATCAGCGAAGCGTATGGTTGTTAATTTTCACGAAATTCCCGGAACCATTTGTTTCACCAGTGACACCGGTTATTTCAATACACAATATACGGGGTGTGAAACTTCAAAACAGACCATATTTTAAAGTTTTTCAAATATCGCAATCTCTTTCGTTTCGTCACTATCTACACTGATTTAAATTCTCTGTAAATATAGTTTGAAATTCGAAATTACTTTCAAAAATCGCCAAGCGAAAACCACTTTTTACCATTTTTTTATTTGACGCAACGCTGCAATTATCCGTTATTATCCGCGTTTAAAAAATCGCATACAATAATAACGAGACCAGGCAGTCAGATTGAGTCTTTTTGTAAAGgcttattaaaaagaaaaaaaaaatggttaggtataaataattaattttaaaatgtatacgaatataaattttttattttcatctcCCAAATCCTTATTTTTCACGAGAACGTTATGAAACTTTGGCATTTAATTTTCGAATAGTATTAGTTTCgaaaaaaagataaaaataaaCTCGATTTTCTGACTGGTCCCCTTAACCGAGCCATAATTTCCTCGTTTCAATATTCTCAAAACTTTGTTTCTCCAATTGACGGTTCAGGAATTCGTTTCGATAGGTCATGGTCTGCATTCTGTTAGCAATCAGCGACTAGTAAGTAATAGAaacgaattattttaaatttccaTCTGCTTGCATCGCACTGTAACTTGCGAAACTTTTTCCCAGTAGCTGCTAGACCGTGCATCAATTTCAACGCGACGATCAAATTGGTTTTTATGATTTTCAACTCGAATAAATCGTAAATTCATTCCCTCGAAACGACGATGATCGACTAAATTTAAATAACGGAAAATTCGATTTATCGATCGCCAAATTTACGTAACAATTACCAGTTCGAATGCCCCTTGGGTACCATTTGCACATTGCACTTGTGTTTTAAATTgaattatgtatttttattgTATGCAAATCGATTCTTCTCGTCGTTCTGCGTATAAAAGCGTTCGCGTACGATCATTAAAATGTTATGAGATATCGTATAGGAAGTATCCCACATTTTTTCGTTCATAGtcctacaagtaaaaataaaactaaaatatcGTATAACAAAGAGACCGTAAAGGTTTAAATTGATTCGcataattaattatattaaatttcatcAAGTATTCGTGTTTGCATAAAAATCGTTCGTAATAAAAATTCTGGAAGAAAACGGTGTAACGTTACTAAAAGTTTAAGAAGTTTACGAGCAATCTCGATCGAGTTGTCTAACTTcaatttaaatgtaattttctaAAGAGCCACGTCTTTTGCGTGACATCGGATGTTTTTATATCAAAAGGAGTGACGCGAAGTAAGTGATGAGGATTTTAAATAATCCAGTCACAGTGATCCCGTGATAAATCGATCCACGTCTTTCTAGCATCCATCACATTTTAAACGAAATCCGATTAAATGtacattaaaaatattctataattTTTCCTTTTGTAAGAGAGCGTAGAAATATtcggaaaatttatttaaaattatttaatactatTTTATATAGTTAGTATAAGATGCACTTCAAGATTTGGTTGAGTGAAACTTTAATCCTACGGTATTGGAATAGAGATTTCGGAAATTCCATCGACCCAAATACTAACGCGAACACCCAGAATATACATGGAACGTGCGTAGCACGATGATGTTCCAAGTTTCAGAATTCGTATAGAACGCTGGATATACGGGGTGAGTCATGCAAATGGAACAGGTTATATCGAAATTTCGGCAAGAGATAAAGAGATAATGTCGATTCTCCTACGACTTCGTATTTTCATAAGTGCAACGACGCTCTTTTTTCTACTTATTTATCTATTCGTTCACGGGATTAAATACCCATTAGTAAAGAAAGAGATATAGAAGATGGTTACGTAACAAAAACGAACagaaaatgaaaattgaatgttatcaagtatgagactgactgtGAATAATTACAAGGAGACGCCAAGTAAAGGACGTTTAAATGATAGAATCGAATGATTAGACATACGATTATAAGGATTATAGTTACATTCTTAGATACtaattttcttttcttaaaCATACGacggttttaattttaaattcttgTCGGTCGATTACCGTTACGTCAACCTTTGTAAGTTTTTCGTTTCCGTATTGTGCGGCCCACGATGAAAAGAAAATTTCGCTAGGTTTCATCGTACCTTCAATTACATAACATTGCAATAGAAATGTAACTTTGTATtgtgattttttctgtttttttcatcaaaaaatataagaaattgtacgagttatactactttttgtttaaatttgttttgttaaactgacttccatgattggcttcaaatttggagagaatattcagcacacGCGCCTTTATCGTTGAAACTagggattttaaaaaatatttagtttTACTAATACAcatgtacatgcttataagatgattaaatatatctgcaaaatctcagAGGAAAATGGTCTACctaacattaaaaaaaaaaaatcataaataAGGCCGAaaaaaatgacagcctagacagcaatacataGTCTCTTAAGGACGTGGTTGGAATATTACTCAACAAAGATTGTTTACCGTTACTTTTTATTCTAACGGTACATAATAGAGAGAGCTTTTTCGGTGGTACAGAAAAAGTAAATGTACTCCTCGAACGAAAGGGATCGTGCAACAAGTAGTTTGCTTCGACGTTTGAACCAAGTAAAACTTGTTGATTACAAACGAATCAAGTAGCAAACTATGGAAACCACGTGGGTGCAAAGAAGCAATTCTACCCGGAAAAACAAATCGAAAGTCGAGGATCAAAGTTGTTCGTTGGAAGCAAATTATTTAGATAAAGATCAAATTTTAGCATTTATTTGGCCATATAGTAATAGTACTTTTGTccaatttttacaaaatttacacTTGTTAGTTCaaataaattgttattttatatattatattttattatattatattatattatattatattatatctattatattatattatattatatctttTAAAAACTGttcttaattaaaataattgcatTTCATCGCACAAAAACCAACATACGACTCAAAACCAATTACGAACAATTACCTGAATGGTACAATTTTTGGTAGCTTCCTTAAAACCCTGAAATTTctctatttaatattttcagggAAAATGATTGTCTCGCAAAATACGTACATATATCTCGGTCTCTATAAATCTTTCCTCATGctgtataataaaaagaaacttGCGATAAACGAATGTTTTGTgtcaattgactggaattcgaaCTCCTACGCAAAAAAGGCAGCGATTACGTAACGAGttcatttgaaaaatttgtttacattATTAAAAATGCAGAACTCCATAAAACGtttaaaattagttaaataGTTAAACAGTTAAAACAAAGTTAAAACGACCCATCGAGACTTTCAGAGTGTACAGATTACGGATGTAAAAGGTGATCGGAAACTTTCTCACTTCGGACGTACATTTTACGAGAACTCGTAATCCTTGttctaaaaaattcaaattaaaaCTTCCATTTGTCTGTTCTCGTTGGGAGCtcttatttaaaaaaagttCCATTTCAATCGTTGCAACAGATTTTTCCTATTTTTCGAACGTTTCTTGAAATCTACGTCATTGGGCATAACGTCCCACAGATTATAACAACTTGGAAATAATTAGTTTCAGGATCTATAAATTTCAGCACTTTCACTCTCGAAACGTTCACCTCGAAGCAAAGCAAGTATAATATATACCTATCATTTTATTATAACAGCATACGTGTCTTATTCTTTTCTCCGACGCGTTAATTCTATATATGCATCGCGTACAGAAATTGCACAGCAAAAGGGATTAACTTTACCGACCGAACTAAGTATAATTGGAGTTATTCATCAACCTTGAAATATCTCTGTACGACTGCAGAAAGGCGCCTGCTACGTTACTCTGGCGTAAGTTATACGTTTGTAGTACTCGCGAGTGTAGCTAAAGATTCACTGGCTCTTGCTGGCCAGTCTCTCGTTTCCTTCTCTCCCCCACTAAACGGTTCAACGACTCCGTGCTGTAGAAGACTTTATAAAACCTTGCTACAAGGCGACCAGTAGGACCAGTTCGCACCGTTGCTTCGACGAGTTTATATCTGATCGTCACATGGCGTATACAAGTCCCGTGGTGACCGTGAAACAAGGCCAACTTCGCGGCGTGGTCGACGAAAACATCTACGGTGGACAACTGCTCGCCTTTCGTGGGATACCGTACGCGAAACCGCCTATTGGACCATTCAGATTCAAGGTGACACGTTATTGATATTGTCGATTATGAATCGCGTAACATCGGCGAGTTTCACCAACTGGAATATCACGGTCAATTCATTCACCTGTACGATAAACGTAACTCGATGAGATAGAAAATATGCTGAGTGTGTTTACGTATGAGTCGATAGCGGATAGTTTCAGCACAGTTGCTTCTAACTTGGAAATATTTTCTAACAGGTGTCGAACGATAAAAAATGTTCGCCTTTGAGAGCCAAAAATATAATCGTAAATTCAAAATGAAGATTGGAAACAATCATTATCGTACAAAAGAAAAGTAAAAATTGTTTGTACCTCGATACTTATTTGTAGAATAGAGTTCAAGTAACGATGTATATGGTGCCATTACCGATGAAATAATTTTCATAAATTAACGATCATGGTGTACACTTATTTTAAATTGGTATCCGCAGTATATACTTTTCCGCCTCAGCGATGATGTTGGAACATCTGTTGTGCATTCTGATATGTCACCGATTTCTACATATGTATCTCACACAACCACGTAGTTACAAGGTTACGTTTGCACGCTGTGGATCCACACGTAACATAACGGATACGTACTACAACACAGTAAATTGTGCTCTATTAGACTTACACTTGAATAAAATACGAAGACGTTTAGAATGAAACAAAGAATGATTGCCAATAATTGCAATGTCAAATAACCACTGCACGAACGCATACCAGTCGTTAATATTATACCAGTTGCACTTGGAGCTGTCTCGATTTATAATCGTTGTCGGATCTTATATATTCTTTCGCCATTACTCGATTTTTTATAATACCATTACGGTTGGTTTACTGCGTACATCTGCTTTACGATTCTTCGTGCAAATAAAACGACAGCTGATAGAGATATTAATCTTGGAAAGATAATCGGTATTATAACCTAAGCGATCAAGTTACAATAGCGCTCCATTAGTCTTGCAAATACATTCGtgtttaaatattcaaaaggaACGTTACTAAGCGGTTGATTTGTCAAACATATCGTTCACCTTCACTAACAGTACACACTTTTACAAAGCTTTTACGCAACAAAGATAGTACATAGTACAAAGATTATACAGTAGTTTTCAATTAATGTTTATTTATCAGAGTCCAAGGTTAATTTTTCAGACTAAGAATGAATCATTTTCAACGATTAAAATTTGTGATAAACTtaactttttaaatttttaactcgGTTAAAAGTATTAAACCATTCTAACGTGTTCTACGAATAAAGCCACCGAGTTAATTAATAAATAGAATAATGTTATTTTACTCCAAGTTATAACTGCACTGTCATCATTATTTGCCGATAAGACAAGGAATTTGATAAGGGAAATTTACAAAACCGGAAATCCCGAGATCTTAAAACACTGTTCAAATAGAATATTTCGTGCATAACGCGAAACCATTGttcgaaaaaatatttacaaaagttGAAACAAACGTTGCATTCTTTTTCTTTACATAACAAAACTACGAAACTACGTACAAATAATTAACTTCAACCTACTTTTCAAGTAACACCCAccatcaatttttaaatttacattTGTGTACTTTGCAAATTTATTCTACTTTAGCCATTTAAATTACAAATCTTTTATCATCaaatttcaaaatgatttggtaaagatatattgaaattattatttatacaaatatttaGATACCATTCAATAATTTGAGCAAGATAATATGAAACAATTACATCGAAGATAAAGCATGTTAAAAGTAATCAATGACGCGAATCCGAATAACAGATTGCGAACACTCGCAATTGTTTCGTTGTAATTACTTAATTATGTGATTATAAATCGCATCTAATGTATTGATTATTTTACAACTTGCGCGATAAATAAGAAATATTGTATGTACGTTTTAATATTCATTGATGCGGAATCACATGGATGCCGATAACCTTCTCGCACTCTCTCATTTAAATAATGCGAACATATTCTCCCGATCATTGCCGTTATAGAGCGCGGGAATGATTAATTTTTCatcgtttgattgcagattgtATGCATTTTATGATGTATGTTAATATAAGAAACATATGCAAACTGTGGAAAAAGTAATTGTCGTAATTAAATACGAcaattacaatattttattcCGCACATGTGCGCATCTTCTGCATACGTTTACTATATTTCATATTCACGATTGTCATACATGCATAAAATCCGTAGTCCGGTATTAATACAAATAATGTAAATGCGTCCTTTGGGCAACATAATCTTCCTGAAAAAGTAGCCAATTCGAattaaacatatttttattactttataCGCGTGCTATTGTTTCGTTCTTATCGCAGTTTTCTTTTTCCGCGAGTGTAAATATATTTACAGATCTTACAGTTATTTaaggggggaaaccactgtCAAGACAAAggtaattttcaagaattttttttcattaatgtttaatgtttttttAGTTAGTTTGAAGCGTTACGCATATGAAATTTTCTACATctactaaatcttctgtaactttgtaatttttgcgaattttacattaatattttagaggatcattctGAAAAACCCAACCGTTGAAAAGAGATAAGAAAacattcgattttttcaaacagtcacagtggtttcccttAAACTCGATGACCCAAAGTCGCGCATCCTTGGAGGATAAGGGTTGATACACTAATGGGCATAATTTAACTCGAAGGGCTATATTTTCTTCGACAAAACTAGTATTAAAGCGTTTATTTTTCTATCTAGGACTGCTTGCCCCCCGAGCCATGGACCGGAATCAGAGACGCTTCAAAGTTCGGTGGGAATTGCGCTCAGTTCGACATCTGGTTGCACGAATTAGTTGGAGGTGACGATTGCCTGTTTTTGAACGTGTTCACCCCGCTGAATAAGGCACCCTCGAAACGTGCTGTGATGGTGTGGATACACGGTGGTGCCTTTATGAATGGTTCTGGCGACAGCACAATTTATGGGCCCGATTATCTCATCCGCAAGGACATTGTTCTGGTCACGATTAATTACAGAGTTGGCGTCTTGGGTGGGTAGCCGTTATTGGTATCGGCGATGGTGTCATTTTCACATGAATTTTATCGATGCATCGTCTCGTTAACTGTCGCTCCTGACAGAGATAGACTGTACGTAGCGATAGCGTTGGCTATTTGGTATTACAGTTCTTTTTCCTATCGATCgtatcgataaataatttaacaaACTAACCCCACAAGCACAATTTAACTTGATTAACGTTGAACGTCTCGAGCATTTTCGGTAGCAATAACAACTACGTCGATAGCATGATTTAGCCATAGAATTATCAAACGATTTTAACTTACTACTTATTTCAGAATTGAAGATGGTTCAAACCTACAActaaaatatttgaataaagTTAAACTGTGCCTGTACGAATATTCGATCGCAATCGATGTTGCATCACATTTATCGTTCAAGAGAGCTTCGTTCGTTGCGGAATGAAAATTGTTTAATCGACCGTGAATTGTTCCAGGTTTCCTTAACTTGGAGCGAGAATCTGCGCCAGGTAATCAAGGACTGAAGGATCAAGTAATGGCTCTGAAATGGATCAAGGAAAATATCTCGAGTTTCGGGGGAGATCCTGATAACATTACGATATTTGGAGAAAGCGCTGGCGCAGCTTCGGTCCATTATCTTACCATATCACCACTGTCTCGAGGTTcaatttattaactttttataCACCTAGAAGCCCTTCTGTTGTTCACTGTAGATATTTCGAATCGTCCaaatatcgtcaaaaatatttcacTATCCGATCTAACTCCTTTATGAAAGGTTTATCGTATTTTTTCGTCGATTTTCCGTATTGTGTTCATAGAAAAGTTTGCTCCATCTTCTTTGTCGCAGGGTTGTTTCACAAAGCAATATCACAGAGCGGAGTGTCGACGAACCCTTGGGCCATGGCCATCGAAAAACCAATACCGAGAGTTCTCAAGCTGGCAGCTAAACTCGGCAAAGAGACAACCGATCCTGAAACGGCGCTCGAGTTCCTGAGGACTGTGGACGCGCTAAAACTCGTAACCGCCGACAACGAGTGTCTCACGAAAGAGGTAAAGCTCATTAGGTCGCCCAAAAGCGTTTCATTCATGAATTTCGATCGAGTGGTCGTGACTTTTCGAGAATATTACTTTTCGATCGCGTTGCGCGAAACTTACATATGCTCGCGCAACGTTCGCAACTGGAGTATTCTGATAATTGACGGAAGATCGGTGTTTCTTTAtcattcttttatttttcataaGAGAGCAACTAGATTGTTGTTTTTATTCGCTGGAAGCACGATAAAAAACGAAATTTCAAACACTAATAAGATGGCGTTACTTCGATATATTTACTTTCTTCGaggctttttcatttttatcatATATCAGATTGTGTAATAAGTCTTTTATAAGCATATTGCCAATTTTGTGCAGAATTTACTTGATCAACTATATATGTGCCATTTTGTTCTATGATCTCTCGCCATATTTTGAGTGAACTAAGTATTCCTTTACGATAAAACGTATTGCTTGATttatttcttcggcctttttgaACGATTGTCTAATTTTTTTGGAAACAGTCTTAAGAAAATGCAATTAGAAATCATTGGATAACCAATGGTTAAAACTTGCTCCGTTCGTAATTCGAACCACAAGATACCATAACATTTTACCCGCTAATTGGACGTTTTCCGTTGTAAATTATTATACAATCGAGCATATTTGCATCGATATTGCCTGCATAAAACATGTAGCAGCAAGAGTTTATGGCGGTGTTTGATTAAAACGAAACTCAATTAATCTTTGATGTTTAATGCATTGAACGCGAAGATTATGAAATGTTCTTAAATTCGTTTTTAAC
This region includes:
- the LOC143348222 gene encoding juvenile hormone esterase codes for the protein MAYTSPVVTVKQGQLRGVVDENIYGGQLLAFRGIPYAKPPIGPFRFKDCLPPEPWTGIRDASKFGGNCAQFDIWLHELVGGDDCLFLNVFTPLNKAPSKRAVMVWIHGGAFMNGSGDSTIYGPDYLIRKDIVLVTINYRVGVLGFLNLERESAPGNQGLKDQVMALKWIKENISSFGGDPDNITIFGESAGAASVHYLTISPLSRGLFHKAISQSGVSTNPWAMAIEKPIPRVLKLAAKLGKETTDPETALEFLRTVDALKLVTADNECLTKEEKYILFGAFGPCIDDKSPNPFLPQHPSILMKAAPKVPYLLGYNSNEGSLLVPLLRDADDIERCNTNFDIVVHPHVLKALKKDDMSATDLKRIYFGDQRVATNTMQNYADFMSDMMFLKDIFDVVKVLAEKDSQTTYLYKFTYDTGNSLMKQRLNVILPGTTHAEDLTFLFFPHLMKLMKLRPPEPGTEKYKIIEYFTEMWTNFAKTGNPTPTTTELISTIWKPIGNGDVYNYLEIDNKLQMKVGKREEHTCDWKRMKNKL